The following are from one region of the Cloacibacterium normanense genome:
- a CDS encoding M56 family metallopeptidase: METYIYIMIALSAIFILLYFVFLEKEKNHHFKRFYLLSSALFSILVPLISINYGTIEVVGNINQNNSELLILPETKLVETTVFTLESLVLGIYILGFSLLFLKFSWGIFKLIKEIKFSEKIKQDHYQFILKQNKFTPYSFWNSIFLNKSDFLEGQIDYKIILHEKAHVNQKHSIDVIFIEIMLCVFWFNPAFFFYRKAIVTNHEFLADEAVLSQNKDIISYQKLILNELISEKILFTHPFNLHNTKKRIVMMTNKLTKIAKMKSYLTLPISALLFFAFVEKVPAKIENTVNKSLQKIVKKEETQFSGTQVSNIEKSAFKNEMISIKKDTIKPKKQKVEKVKEENTEMIPPPPPVKEISSQTEPEFPGGLAALRNKLAENFDVSKMKNSKGTLKGVLIIIVSEDGKSYNANYQFDDENFKTAAKDALEKTLKGVEWKPGTLNGKPVASQFKMPITMNFN, encoded by the coding sequence ATGGAAACTTATATTTATATAATGATTGCACTTTCTGCAATTTTCATTTTACTGTATTTTGTTTTTTTAGAAAAAGAAAAAAATCATCATTTCAAAAGGTTTTATCTTTTAAGCAGTGCTTTGTTTTCTATATTAGTTCCCTTAATATCAATTAATTACGGAACTATTGAAGTGGTAGGGAATATTAATCAAAATAATTCTGAACTCCTAATTTTACCAGAAACCAAATTGGTAGAAACCACCGTTTTTACCCTAGAAAGCCTAGTTTTGGGAATTTATATTTTAGGATTTTCACTTCTGTTTCTAAAATTTTCTTGGGGAATTTTTAAACTTATAAAAGAAATTAAATTTTCAGAAAAAATAAAACAAGACCATTATCAATTCATTTTAAAGCAAAATAAATTTACACCTTACAGTTTTTGGAACTCTATTTTTCTTAATAAAAGTGATTTTTTAGAAGGGCAAATAGATTATAAAATTATTCTTCACGAGAAAGCTCATGTGAATCAAAAACACAGCATTGATGTAATTTTTATAGAAATTATGCTTTGCGTATTTTGGTTCAATCCTGCATTCTTTTTTTATAGAAAAGCAATTGTTACCAATCATGAATTTCTGGCAGATGAAGCGGTTTTAAGCCAAAATAAAGATATAATTAGTTACCAAAAGCTCATACTGAACGAACTTATTTCAGAGAAAATATTATTTACACATCCATTTAATTTACACAACACTAAAAAAAGAATCGTTATGATGACCAATAAATTAACTAAAATAGCCAAAATGAAGTCTTACTTGACTTTACCAATATCAGCATTATTATTTTTTGCTTTTGTAGAAAAAGTGCCTGCTAAAATTGAAAATACAGTAAACAAGTCTCTTCAAAAAATTGTTAAAAAAGAAGAGACACAATTTTCAGGAACTCAAGTTTCAAATATTGAAAAAAGCGCATTTAAAAATGAAATGATCTCAATAAAAAAAGATACCATTAAACCTAAAAAGCAAAAGGTAGAAAAAGTTAAGGAAGAAAATACAGAAATGATTCCACCTCCACCTCCTGTAAAAGAAATTTCTTCACAAACAGAACCAGAATTTCCTGGAGGACTTGCAGCATTAAGAAATAAATTAGCTGAAAATTTTGATGTGAGTAAAATGAAAAATTCTAAAGGAACATTAAAAGGTGTCCTTATAATAATTGTTTCTGAAGATGGGAAAAGTTATAATGCTAATTATCAATTTGATGATGAAAATTTCAAAACAGCAGCCAAAGATGCTCTAGAAAAAACCTTAAAAGGAGTCGAGTGGAAGCCAGGTACGCTAAATGGAAAGCCAGTCGCATCTCAATTTAAAATGCCAATAACCATGAATTTTAATTAA
- a CDS encoding BlaI/MecI/CopY family transcriptional regulator, with product MNKLTEAEKELMEILWDKEKAFMKDIIEAFPEPKPATTTIATLLKRMQNKNLIDYKTFGNSREYFPLVEKGNYFANEMQGMIGKFFNNSVTQFASFFTANSKLSEKELIEIKKIIEAEIQKKKD from the coding sequence ATGAATAAGTTAACCGAAGCCGAAAAAGAATTAATGGAAATACTTTGGGACAAAGAAAAAGCTTTTATGAAAGATATTATAGAAGCTTTCCCAGAACCAAAACCTGCGACAACTACCATTGCAACTTTGCTCAAAAGGATGCAAAATAAAAATTTGATAGATTATAAAACTTTTGGCAACTCTAGAGAATATTTTCCTTTGGTAGAAAAAGGAAATTATTTTGCCAATGAAATGCAAGGTATGATTGGTAAATTTTTCAATAATTCTGTAACGCAATTTGCGTCGTTCTTTACAGCTAATTCTAAATTAAGCGAAAAAGAACTGATTGAAATAAAGAAAATTATAGAAGCAGAAATTCAGAAAAAGAAAGACTAA
- a CDS encoding S41 family peptidase, translated as MKLKYLFNALFLTLVFISCSRDDNNDSGSTTKPDEINNFVWKAMNSWYYWQPNVPNLADAFDDNQTTYANFLNGKTPDKLFYSLLYQRGTIDRFSWIENNNEVVYSSKIAEVEKSGGFDIGIYPKDNTNTTAVALVNYVVPNSPAALAGLKRGDVITKVNGSPLTLNNSDLLYNNQVTVTLAATVQLTSAGLITTDKTSSISITQADIDENPIAYYEKKVYGTKNIGYLVFNAFKADYNDELNAAFAQMKADGINELVLDLRYNGGGSLETAVALAGMINDSYSGSPYVFLDFNNKHNSEDGFDYLSNQMNTYSLVNNRPEKSGTQTINSLNLTKVYVLVNFQTASASELTVQCLKKYVNVVTIGYDTVGKFVGSITLYDSPAQDYTSYTNRNTKHNWQLQPITFSYYNKDKDVNPEFIAPNYEINPYSIFNNLTAFGDVRDPFLKKALELITGQSFRMGNTSTSSFENKNLQKFNPTNAAKGLYIQDFQNFR; from the coding sequence ATGAAACTTAAATATCTATTTAACGCACTATTTTTAACATTAGTATTTATCTCTTGTTCTAGAGATGACAATAATGATTCTGGTTCTACCACTAAGCCTGATGAAATCAATAATTTTGTTTGGAAGGCCATGAATTCTTGGTATTATTGGCAACCGAATGTACCTAATTTGGCAGATGCTTTTGATGATAATCAAACCACGTACGCTAATTTTTTAAATGGAAAAACTCCAGACAAGCTTTTCTATTCTTTGCTTTATCAAAGAGGTACCATTGATAGATTTTCATGGATTGAAAACAATAATGAAGTAGTATATTCTTCTAAAATTGCCGAAGTTGAAAAAAGTGGAGGTTTTGATATAGGAATTTATCCGAAAGACAATACCAATACTACCGCAGTTGCTCTTGTAAATTATGTGGTTCCTAATTCTCCTGCAGCTTTGGCAGGTTTAAAACGTGGCGATGTAATCACTAAAGTAAATGGTTCTCCTTTGACGCTTAATAATTCTGACTTATTGTATAACAATCAAGTTACTGTTACTCTTGCTGCAACGGTACAATTAACGAGTGCAGGACTTATTACCACAGATAAAACTTCTTCTATTTCGATTACTCAAGCAGATATAGACGAAAATCCAATCGCTTATTATGAGAAAAAAGTGTACGGAACTAAAAATATTGGATATTTGGTATTTAATGCTTTCAAAGCAGATTATAATGATGAGTTAAATGCTGCTTTTGCTCAAATGAAAGCAGATGGAATCAATGAATTGGTTTTAGATTTAAGATATAACGGAGGTGGTTCTCTGGAAACGGCAGTTGCTTTGGCAGGAATGATTAACGACAGTTATAGCGGAAGTCCGTATGTTTTTTTAGATTTTAATAATAAACATAATAGTGAAGACGGCTTTGATTATCTGAGCAATCAAATGAATACTTACAGTTTAGTGAATAACAGACCCGAAAAATCTGGAACACAAACCATTAATAGTCTTAATCTGACTAAAGTTTATGTTTTGGTAAATTTCCAAACTGCTTCGGCAAGTGAACTTACGGTTCAGTGTCTTAAAAAATATGTAAATGTGGTAACGATTGGTTATGATACAGTAGGGAAATTTGTAGGTTCTATCACTTTGTATGATTCTCCAGCTCAAGATTACACTTCGTATACTAATAGAAATACGAAGCATAACTGGCAATTACAACCGATTACTTTTTCTTATTACAACAAAGATAAAGATGTGAATCCAGAATTTATTGCTCCGAATTATGAAATAAATCCTTATTCTATTTTCAATAATTTAACTGCTTTTGGCGATGTAAGAGACCCGTTTTTGAAAAAGGCTTTAGAGCTTATTACAGGTCAGTCTTTCAGAATGGGTAATACTTCTACTAGCAGTTTTGAAAATAAAAATCTGCAAAAATTCAATCCTACGAATGCTGCAAAAGGACTTTATATTCAAGATTTTCAGAATTTTAGATAG
- a CDS encoding DUF6646 family protein: MKKIFASAMIFAVGFASAQTVAYKGAGDVKVNLGANLQDGGTGIVSSVDYGLGESFSIGAQAGYLLGVKEIGGEIPKFGDRFDLKVRLNANLGSVLKLPSNVDVYPGLNLGLKNFGGHLGARYFFDKGFGLYTEMQFPIAKYKKSEIAFDDLNNQFAVNIGVSFDIDN, translated from the coding sequence ATGAAAAAAATTTTTGCAAGCGCAATGATATTTGCCGTAGGTTTTGCAAGCGCTCAAACGGTTGCTTATAAAGGAGCAGGTGATGTAAAAGTAAATTTAGGTGCTAATTTACAAGATGGAGGAACAGGTATTGTTTCTTCTGTAGATTATGGTTTAGGTGAGAGTTTCTCAATTGGTGCACAAGCTGGATATCTTCTTGGCGTAAAAGAAATTGGTGGAGAAATTCCAAAATTCGGAGATAGATTTGACTTAAAAGTAAGATTAAATGCTAATCTTGGAAGCGTTTTGAAACTTCCTTCAAATGTAGATGTATATCCTGGATTAAACCTTGGACTTAAAAATTTCGGTGGACATCTTGGAGCAAGATATTTCTTTGATAAAGGTTTTGGACTCTATACAGAAATGCAATTCCCAATCGCGAAATACAAAAAATCTGAAATTGCTTTTGACGATTTAAACAATCAATTTGCAGTAAATATTGGAGTGTCTTTTGATATCGACAACTAA
- a CDS encoding tryptophanase codes for MKLPYAEPFRIKMVEEISQSTREQREIWLQEAHYNLFNLKSSQVFIDLLTDSGTGAMSDKQWGELMMGDESYAGSRSFEKLQKQVEKLTGFQFLLPVHQGRAAENVLFSTMIKENDIIPGNSHFDTTKGHIEFRKAHAVDCTIDEAFDIENLHPFKGNLDIQKLEKVYQSYPKKQIPFCLITITCNTSGGQPVSLENIKAVKNLSDQYGIPVIFDAARFAENAYFIKQREENYKNWSIKEICKEMFSYGIGMTMSSKKDGLVNIGGFIALNDEKIFRKASNFTIIYEGFITYGGMAGRDMAALAQGLDEATEFPYLESRISQVELLGNLLIEYGIPVQKPIGGHAVFLDALKFLPNIKREEFPAQTLALEIYKEAGIRGVEIGTILADRDPETRENRYPKLELVRLALPRRTYTDNHIRYIAAALKNVFDRSDEITKGYKITWESEILRHFTVKLEQA; via the coding sequence GTGAAACTTCCTTACGCAGAACCCTTCCGCATAAAAATGGTGGAAGAAATTTCGCAATCTACACGCGAACAAAGAGAAATTTGGCTTCAAGAAGCGCACTATAACTTATTTAATTTAAAATCCTCTCAGGTTTTTATCGATTTGCTTACCGATTCAGGAACGGGAGCAATGAGTGATAAACAATGGGGAGAACTTATGATGGGAGATGAATCTTATGCAGGTTCTCGCTCCTTCGAAAAACTCCAAAAACAAGTCGAAAAATTAACTGGATTTCAGTTTCTTTTACCTGTTCATCAAGGAAGAGCTGCAGAAAATGTGCTTTTTTCTACGATGATTAAAGAAAATGATATCATTCCCGGAAATTCTCATTTTGACACGACTAAAGGTCATATAGAATTCAGAAAAGCTCATGCAGTAGATTGTACGATTGATGAAGCTTTTGATATAGAAAATCTTCATCCTTTCAAAGGAAATTTAGATATTCAAAAATTAGAAAAAGTTTATCAGTCTTATCCAAAAAAACAAATTCCGTTTTGTTTAATTACCATTACTTGTAATACTTCTGGTGGACAACCTGTTTCTTTAGAAAATATAAAAGCGGTTAAAAATCTTTCGGATCAATACGGAATTCCAGTGATTTTTGACGCTGCGAGATTTGCCGAAAATGCTTATTTCATCAAACAAAGAGAAGAAAATTACAAAAATTGGAGCATCAAAGAAATCTGTAAAGAAATGTTTTCTTACGGAATCGGGATGACCATGAGTTCTAAAAAAGATGGTTTGGTAAATATTGGTGGTTTTATCGCTTTAAATGACGAGAAAATTTTCAGAAAAGCGTCTAATTTCACTATTATTTATGAAGGTTTTATCACTTACGGAGGAATGGCTGGAAGAGATATGGCTGCACTTGCACAAGGTTTAGACGAAGCAACCGAATTTCCTTACTTAGAAAGCAGAATTTCTCAAGTAGAACTTTTGGGAAATCTCTTGATAGAATACGGAATTCCTGTTCAGAAACCAATTGGCGGTCACGCTGTTTTCTTAGATGCGCTTAAATTTTTACCCAATATCAAAAGAGAAGAATTTCCTGCGCAAACATTGGCTTTAGAAATTTATAAAGAAGCGGGAATTAGAGGGGTGGAAATAGGAACTATTTTGGCAGATAGAGATCCAGAAACCAGAGAAAATCGTTATCCGAAGCTGGAATTGGTGAGATTGGCTTTGCCAAGAAGAACCTATACGGATAATCATATTCGCTATATCGCAGCAGCGCTTAAAAATGTTTTTGACCGAAGTGATGAAATTACAAAAGGTTACAAAATCACTTGGGAGTCAGAAATTTTAAGACATTTTACAGTAAAGTTAGAGCAAGCATAA
- a CDS encoding DUF502 domain-containing protein, with protein sequence MKKPKPEDYLNLFVKSFLKGLIIIGPIAATLYLIFLVFDTIDNIIPFEKFFPFLNRTGVGFLSLILFISGVGYFFNKFVFGKVVFESLDHFLEKTPGVKHIYTPTKDVMSSFVGDKKKFNTPVWVKTNENPEIWRIGFLTQKEMGEVEKHNFAAVYLPHSYAISGWVIVTEEKNIKPVVGMNAAEAMKFAVSGGVAGFHSDKNVFKAPE encoded by the coding sequence ATTAAAAAGCCAAAACCCGAAGACTACTTAAATCTTTTCGTGAAATCTTTCTTGAAAGGACTGATTATCATTGGTCCTATCGCGGCGACTTTGTATCTCATTTTTTTGGTTTTTGACACCATTGATAACATTATTCCGTTTGAAAAATTCTTTCCTTTCCTCAATAGAACAGGAGTTGGTTTTTTGTCTTTGATTTTATTTATTTCTGGAGTAGGTTATTTCTTTAACAAATTTGTTTTTGGGAAAGTTGTTTTCGAGAGTTTAGACCATTTTTTAGAAAAAACACCAGGAGTAAAACATATTTACACACCTACTAAAGATGTAATGTCTTCATTTGTAGGAGATAAAAAGAAATTTAACACGCCAGTTTGGGTAAAAACCAATGAAAATCCAGAAATCTGGAGAATAGGATTTTTGACCCAAAAAGAAATGGGCGAAGTAGAAAAACACAATTTCGCGGCGGTGTATTTGCCTCATTCTTATGCTATTTCTGGTTGGGTAATTGTCACCGAAGAAAAAAACATAAAACCTGTAGTGGGAATGAACGCTGCCGAAGCCATGAAATTTGCAGTTTCTGGCGGAGTAGCAGGTTTCCACAGTGATAAAAACGTTTTCAAAGCACCGGAATGA
- the miaE gene encoding tRNA-(ms[2]io[6]A)-hydroxylase, with protein MFKLKLPTDPRWANIAEGNLEEILTDHAWCEQKAATNAIGLITMIPEHTEIVTELLAIAQEEMDHFNQVHEIIKKRGYILGRTRKDDYVNQLFKFIIQGSREDLIIDKMLFAAMIEARSCERFKVLTENIKDEELKEFYKELMISEANHYTTFIGFARQLGDPEKVNKRWEEWLEYEGEIIKSYGNKETIHG; from the coding sequence ATGTTCAAATTAAAATTACCTACAGATCCACGTTGGGCAAATATAGCAGAAGGAAATTTAGAAGAAATCCTTACAGATCACGCTTGGTGCGAACAAAAAGCTGCCACTAATGCGATTGGTTTAATCACTATGATTCCTGAACATACAGAAATTGTGACCGAACTTTTGGCAATAGCACAAGAAGAAATGGACCATTTCAATCAAGTTCACGAAATCATCAAAAAGAGAGGTTATATTTTAGGGAGAACCAGAAAAGACGATTATGTAAATCAACTTTTTAAATTCATTATTCAAGGAAGTAGAGAAGATTTAATTATAGACAAAATGCTTTTTGCAGCGATGATTGAAGCGAGAAGTTGTGAGCGTTTTAAAGTTTTGACAGAAAACATAAAAGACGAAGAACTCAAAGAATTCTACAAAGAGCTCATGATTTCTGAAGCCAATCATTACACTACTTTCATAGGTTTCGCAAGACAATTAGGAGACCCAGAAAAAGTAAACAAACGCTGGGAAGAATGGTTAGAATATGAAGGCGAAATCATAAAATCTTACGGAAATAAAGAAACCATTCATGGTTAA
- a CDS encoding acyltransferase family protein, giving the protein MKRDLYIDFAKGLATLSIIFIHTAFWSGQLYLPSEVRTLSLLIDVPVFFALSGLTSGNNVEKTLYRLLKLQVTYMIFVTFLFFLDGFMKLGIFNIFGEEGMQSYYTVFGTKYGVPNLDSAFNWDMLGNWWLHSYSNCDSFPVVMGSFWYLKVYYIVTVFGVLALKFFPKHIKWLIGVCLALTIYFNIDNDVMKNFAPYYPSGQVGYVAFYLAIFLIATQLKGKRIKNVFVPVLYGLVALSLVLVFWYFGNEVFYKFNKQKFPPKIPYIVWSLLSLVTIFVLYNRLKITKDNFINYIGKNAIFYYFAQGMSSSVVYFLIPPLKDSINIWVLMVIVYVLNVILAILFAEVLKKVDDYGWKILEFLRKKTAEN; this is encoded by the coding sequence ATGAAACGAGACCTCTACATTGATTTTGCCAAAGGCTTGGCTACTCTTTCTATTATTTTTATTCATACCGCTTTTTGGAGTGGTCAACTTTATCTTCCTTCGGAAGTGAGAACGTTGAGTTTACTCATAGATGTTCCTGTGTTTTTTGCTTTAAGTGGCTTAACTTCTGGGAATAATGTAGAGAAAACCCTGTATAGATTGCTGAAACTTCAAGTGACGTATATGATTTTCGTGACGTTCTTGTTTTTCCTTGATGGATTTATGAAACTCGGTATCTTCAATATTTTTGGAGAAGAAGGAATGCAATCCTATTATACGGTTTTCGGAACTAAATATGGTGTACCTAATCTAGACTCAGCATTTAATTGGGATATGCTCGGGAATTGGTGGCTTCACAGTTATAGCAATTGTGATAGTTTTCCTGTAGTGATGGGAAGTTTTTGGTATCTTAAAGTCTATTACATCGTAACTGTTTTTGGAGTTTTAGCTTTGAAATTTTTCCCAAAACACATCAAATGGTTAATAGGAGTTTGTTTAGCGCTCACGATTTATTTCAATATTGATAATGATGTAATGAAAAACTTTGCACCATATTATCCGAGCGGACAAGTTGGTTATGTTGCTTTTTATCTTGCCATTTTCTTAATCGCCACTCAATTAAAAGGAAAAAGAATTAAAAATGTTTTTGTTCCTGTTTTGTATGGATTGGTAGCTTTGAGTTTGGTTTTGGTTTTCTGGTATTTCGGTAACGAAGTTTTCTATAAATTTAATAAGCAAAAATTTCCGCCAAAAATTCCTTACATCGTTTGGAGTTTACTTTCTTTGGTGACCATTTTTGTATTGTATAACCGATTGAAAATCACCAAAGACAATTTCATTAACTACATCGGGAAAAACGCCATTTTCTATTATTTTGCGCAAGGAATGAGCTCTTCAGTAGTGTATTTTTTAATTCCGCCTCTTAAAGACAGCATAAATATTTGGGTTTTGATGGTGATTGTATATGTTTTGAATGTGATTTTAGCCATCCTTTTCGCAGAAGTTTTGAAAAAAGTAGACGATTACGGCTGGAAAATTTTAGAATTTCTAAGAAAGAAAACTGCCGAGAATTAA